The DNA segment AAAAGTTTCCGACCAATATCGCCAACAAAATCAAATAAACCCATTTTTAGCTCCTTACGTTAAGTAAATGTTGAATAAAAGGTTAAGGGATAACCTTAGCGAATTATCAGAAATAAGTCTAGATATTACTAATAAAACAAGGAAATTTTTCACAATTTTCGTCAAAAAATCACCGCACTTTTGTCACTAAAAAAGTGCTAGCATTAAATGAGCTGTGTAATAGCAATAGAAAGATCGTCATTCAAATTGCCGCGATTAACCACCATTGCCAAGTTATATTGATTTAACGATTGATAAAACTGTGCCAGTGCATTATCTAACAAATGCTTTAATTGACATTGGGGGTGCAAGGTACATTGCGGTGAAAGGCAATTCACAATCTGTACATCACCTTGTAAGGTGCGCAACATCTCGCCTAAGGGCAAACCTAATGTGCTTTCCGCCAAACGAATACCGCCGCCTTTACCACGACTGGTAATCAGCCATTGTTGTTTCGCCATAAAATGGACGATTTTGACCAGATGAT comes from the Avibacterium avium genome and includes:
- a CDS encoding RrF2 family transcriptional regulator; protein product: MQINKFTDYGFRVLIYLARQQECTHTIASLAKQLHLSQNHLVKIVHFMAKQQWLITSRGKGGGIRLAESTLGLPLGEMLRTLQGDVQIVNCLSPQCTLHPQCQLKHLLDNALAQFYQSLNQYNLAMVVNRGNLNDDLSIAITQLI